In Myxocyprinus asiaticus isolate MX2 ecotype Aquarium Trade chromosome 46, UBuf_Myxa_2, whole genome shotgun sequence, a single window of DNA contains:
- the LOC127435651 gene encoding G/T mismatch-specific thymine DNA glycosylase-like isoform X1: protein MEERQYSSLTAPMDYLQYWYQAHQQFQPEQVPQYHQMVNNAQYTERPMEEKVMTDLAVHQDPYLDQTQQPNQLFVQPPDMALPPAPPTTPGKGKKRGRPPKGEGKEQAQAEDSPKKAKRTLDRFNGMSVEEVMARKLPDVITHNLDILIIGINPGLLSAYKGRHYPNPGNHFWKCLFLSGLTDEQLNHMHDQTLPERYGIGFTNMVERTTPGSKDLSNKEIREGGHQLLEKLQKYRPLIAAFNGKGIYEIFCKEVFGVKAKNLEFGLQPFKVPDTETVCYLMPSSSPRCAQFPRAQDKVHFYIKLKEVRDQMKGMDKTQEIQETNYTFDISLAKEDAKRLAIKEEQHDPGYEETCGHGSWGEQQQMFSVHPSNGTDQVTDHRWTLQPFADQIPDIRCSSNNGTT from the exons ATGGAAGAAAGGCAGTATTCATCTCTGACGGCTCCTATGGATTATCTTCAGTACTG GTACCAAGCTCATCAGCAGTTTCAGCCAGAGCAGGTGCCACAGTACCACCAGATGGTTAACAATGCCCAATACACTGAGAGACCCATGGAGGAGAAAGTCATGACTGATTTGGCAGTACATCAAGATCCATATCTGGATCAAACTCAACAGCCCAATCAACTCTTTGTCCAGCCACCAGATATGGCCTTGCCACCAG CCCCTCCGACAACACCAGGAAAGGGGAAGAAAAGAGGGCGGCCTCCAAAAGGTGAAGGAAAGGAGCAGGCGCAGGCTGAAGACTCTCCAAAGAAAGCTAAAAGGACACTAGACAGATTCAATGGAATGTCAGTGGAAGAAGTCATGGCTAGAAAGCTGCCAGACGTCATCACCCATAATCTTGACATTCTGATT ATCGGGATCAATCCTGGACTGTTGTCAGCCTACAAAGGGAGGCATTACCCAAATCCTGGGaaccattttt GGAAGTGCTTGTTTCTCTCTGGGTTGACTGATGAACAGCTTAATCACATGCACGATCAGACTTTGCCTGAGAGGTATGGCATTGGTTTCACCAATATGGTGGAGAGGACTACACCAGGAAGTAAAGACCTATCAAA CAAAGAGATTCGTGAAGGCGGTCACCAACTTTTGGAAAAGCTTCAGAAGTACAGACCGTTAATTGCTGCCTTTAATGGCAAAG gcatttatgaaatattttgcaaGGAGGTTTTTGGAGTGAAGGCCAAGAACTTAGAATTCGGATTGCAGCCTTTCAAAGTGCCAGACACAGAGACG GTTTGCTACCTGATGCCATCATCAAGTCCACGTTGTGCACAGTTCCCTCGTGCTCAGGATAAAGTGCACTTCTATATTAAGCTAAAAGAAGTCAGAGATCAGATGAAGGGAATGGACAAGACTCAAGAAATCCAAGAGACAAACTACACATTTGATATTTCTCTGGCCAAAG AGGATGCCAAAAGATTAGCAATCAAAGAGGAACAGCATGACCCTGGGTATGAGGAGACCTGTGGCCATGGATCATGGGGGGAACAACAGCAAATGTTTAGTGTCCATCCTTCTAACGGGACAG ACCAGGTAACGGACCACAGGTGGACACTGCAGCCGTTTGCAGACCAGATTCCAGACATCAGATGTAGCAGCAACAATGGAACTACCTGA
- the LOC127435651 gene encoding G/T mismatch-specific thymine DNA glycosylase-like isoform X2, whose amino-acid sequence MVNNAQYTERPMEEKVMTDLAVHQDPYLDQTQQPNQLFVQPPDMALPPAPPTTPGKGKKRGRPPKGEGKEQAQAEDSPKKAKRTLDRFNGMSVEEVMARKLPDVITHNLDILIIGINPGLLSAYKGRHYPNPGNHFWKCLFLSGLTDEQLNHMHDQTLPERYGIGFTNMVERTTPGSKDLSNKEIREGGHQLLEKLQKYRPLIAAFNGKGIYEIFCKEVFGVKAKNLEFGLQPFKVPDTETVCYLMPSSSPRCAQFPRAQDKVHFYIKLKEVRDQMKGMDKTQEIQETNYTFDISLAKEDAKRLAIKEEQHDPGYEETCGHGSWGEQQQMFSVHPSNGTDQVTDHRWTLQPFADQIPDIRCSSNNGTT is encoded by the exons ATGGTTAACAATGCCCAATACACTGAGAGACCCATGGAGGAGAAAGTCATGACTGATTTGGCAGTACATCAAGATCCATATCTGGATCAAACTCAACAGCCCAATCAACTCTTTGTCCAGCCACCAGATATGGCCTTGCCACCAG CCCCTCCGACAACACCAGGAAAGGGGAAGAAAAGAGGGCGGCCTCCAAAAGGTGAAGGAAAGGAGCAGGCGCAGGCTGAAGACTCTCCAAAGAAAGCTAAAAGGACACTAGACAGATTCAATGGAATGTCAGTGGAAGAAGTCATGGCTAGAAAGCTGCCAGACGTCATCACCCATAATCTTGACATTCTGATT ATCGGGATCAATCCTGGACTGTTGTCAGCCTACAAAGGGAGGCATTACCCAAATCCTGGGaaccattttt GGAAGTGCTTGTTTCTCTCTGGGTTGACTGATGAACAGCTTAATCACATGCACGATCAGACTTTGCCTGAGAGGTATGGCATTGGTTTCACCAATATGGTGGAGAGGACTACACCAGGAAGTAAAGACCTATCAAA CAAAGAGATTCGTGAAGGCGGTCACCAACTTTTGGAAAAGCTTCAGAAGTACAGACCGTTAATTGCTGCCTTTAATGGCAAAG gcatttatgaaatattttgcaaGGAGGTTTTTGGAGTGAAGGCCAAGAACTTAGAATTCGGATTGCAGCCTTTCAAAGTGCCAGACACAGAGACG GTTTGCTACCTGATGCCATCATCAAGTCCACGTTGTGCACAGTTCCCTCGTGCTCAGGATAAAGTGCACTTCTATATTAAGCTAAAAGAAGTCAGAGATCAGATGAAGGGAATGGACAAGACTCAAGAAATCCAAGAGACAAACTACACATTTGATATTTCTCTGGCCAAAG AGGATGCCAAAAGATTAGCAATCAAAGAGGAACAGCATGACCCTGGGTATGAGGAGACCTGTGGCCATGGATCATGGGGGGAACAACAGCAAATGTTTAGTGTCCATCCTTCTAACGGGACAG ACCAGGTAACGGACCACAGGTGGACACTGCAGCCGTTTGCAGACCAGATTCCAGACATCAGATGTAGCAGCAACAATGGAACTACCTGA